ATCAGCTCGCTGAACAGCTCGCGCAGCGGGTCGATCTCCGGCGCCGGGTGCATCATCGCCAGCTGGGCGCGGGTGTTCATGCAGACCCGCTTCGCGATCGGGCGCCGCTCGGCCTCGTAGCTGTCGAGCAGGGTGTCGGGGGCCCAGCCGTTCAGCGTGCCGGCCAGCTTCCAGCCGAGGTTCAGCGCGTCCTGGATGCCGGTGTTCAGCCCCTGCCCGCCGGCCGGGAAGTGGACGTGCGCCGCGTCGCCCGCCAGCAGGACGGAGCCGGTGCGGTAGCGGTCCACCAGGCGGGTGGCGTTCCCGAAGCGGGACATCCAGCGGGCCTCGCCGATGGTCAGGTCGAGGCCGGAGACCCGCTTGGCGGCCGCCGCCAGCTCGTCCGTGGTCACCGGCACGTCCCGCGGGACGGGCTCGACGTCGAACTCCACCGCGACCACCCGGTACAGGCCGTCCCCCAGCGGGATCAGGCCGAAGAGCCCGCCCTCCAGCCGCAGCAGCTCGCGGCCCGAGGGCTGCTCGCCGAGCAGCTGCACGTCGCCCAGCATGGCGTTGACGGTGGAGGCGGTGCCGGGGAAGGGCACCTCGACGAGCTTGCGCACCGTGCTGGCGCCGCCGTCGCAGCCGACCAGGTAGCGGCTGTCCAGCCGGTAGGTGCCGTCCGGCCCCTCGACGTCGGCGGTCACCCCGCCCTCGCCCTGCTCCAGCGAGACCAGCCGGTGGCCGCGCCGGATGTCGACCTTCAGCTCCAGCGCCCGCTCGTAGAGGATCTCCTCCGTCCTGGACTGCGGGACCATCAGGGCGTAGCTGTGCTCCGCGTCGAGCTTGGTCATGTCGACCTTGCGCAGGCCGGCGAAGTGGCCCTTGGGCCACACCGGCACCTGGTCGCCGACCCGGTCCAGCAGGCCGCGCTGGTGCAGCACCTCGACGGTGCGGGAGTGCAGGCCCAGCGCCCGGGACTCGCCGGTGGGACGCTCCAGCCGCTCCAGGACGACGGTGTCGATCCCGGCGAGTCCCAGCTCGCAGGCGAGCATCAGGCCGACGGGGCCGCCGCCGGCGATCACGACCGCGGTCACGGCTTCACCCCGACCAGCACGTAGTCGCTGCCGATGGTGCGGATGCGCTGCCCGCGCTCGACGGTGAAGCCGGCCTTCTCCAGCAGCTCCCGGCCCTCGTCCACGCCGTACTCCGAACCGCCGGTGACGAGCGCGACCTGCAGGCTGCCCAGTAGCGAGCCGAGCTCCGGCGTGCCGTCGTCCAGCATCTGGTCGTAGACGACGACGGCGCCGCCCGGCCGCAGCGCGGCGAAGGCGCGCTCCAGCAGGAAGGCCCGGCGCTCGGGCGTCCAGTCGTGCAGCACGTGCCCGAAGACCAGCACGTCCGCCTCGGGCAGCGCGTCCTCGAAGAAGTCGCCGCCGTGGAAGGAGATCTGCTCGGCGGTGCCGAGCTCCGCCATGTGCTCGTCGAACAGCGGCTCCACGGCGGGCAGTTCGAAGACGCCGCCGCGCAGGTGCGGGTGGGCGGCCACCACGGCGGCGGCGATGTGGCCGCGGGCGCCGCCCACGTCCACGAAGGAGCCGTACCGCGACCAGTCCACCACCTCGGCCAGCTGCGGGCCGACCAGCGCGTGCGCGGAGTCCATGTGCGCCAGGAAGCGCCGGGCGGCGTCCCGGTTCTGGTAGAGCCGCTCGAAGGCGTCCGGGCCGGTGGCCCCCTCCGCCTTGGGCTCGCCGTCGCGCAGCGCCTCGGTGAGCCGTGCCCACATGCCGTAGTGCCGGGCGGCGGCCGCGCGCACCGACCCGCCCAGGTAGTACGGGGAACCGGGCAGCAGGCAGGCCGCGGCCGAGGCGCTGTTGCGGAAGGTGCCGGCGGTCTCCTCCAGCAGTCCGAGCGCGACCAGCGCGCGCAGGAAGTCCGGCACCAGCCGGTGGTTCAGCCCGAGCCGCTCGGCGATCGCCGCGGAGTCCGCCGGCGCCTCGGCGAGCAGCTCGAACAGCCCGGTCTCCACCGCGCTGTTCAGGATGCGCGACTGGGCGTAGGCGGTGTTCAGCCGGCCGATCGCGATCGCCTCCTCGTACGGCACGTACGGGGTGTTCACGGTGGTTTCGGTTCCCATCACAGACCTCCTCGGTCGTTCACCAATCGGGGGCACGCGCCCGCCCGGCACCCGGGCGGGACACGGTCGTTGTGGCGCCGCGTCAGCCGGCGGCCAGGCCGGGCAGCGGGTGGCCCTCGGCGCGCAGGCGCGCGGCGGCCGCGCGCAGCGCCTCGCGGTCCGCCTGCTGCCCGCGCGGCGCCGCGGGCAGCAGGGCCGTGACGGCGCTCTCGCCGCGCCGCACCCGGCCGTGCCGGCGGGCGAGACCGGCCAGGCTCTGCCCGGGGCCGGTCTCCAGCAGGAAGAAGTCGCCGGAGCCGAGCAGCCCGTCGAGCGCCGGGCCGAACAGCACCGGGTCGACCGGGTGCCGCGCCCAGAAGTCCGGATCGGCGGCCAGCTCCGGCGTGAGCGGTGCCGTCGAGTAGGCCGACCAGAGCGGGGTGCGCGGCGCACCGAGCCGCACCCCGGCGTAGACGTCGGTGCTCACCGCGGCACCGACCGCGGGGCTGTGGAAGGCGGTGGTCGCCCGCACCTCCCGGCAGGTGTGGCCCGCCTCGCGCAGGTCGGCGGCGACCGCGGCCAGCGGCCCGGCGGAGCCGGCCAGCATGGTCTGGCGCGGCGCGTTCACCGCCCCGACCACCACGTCCTCCCGCAGGAAGGGCGCGAGTTCGGCGGCGGTGGCGGCGACGGCCAGCATGCCGCCGGGCGGCAGTGCGGCTAGGCGCTCGGCCCGGTCCCAGAGGACCGCGGCCGCGTCCCGGACGTCGAACACCCCCGCCAGGACGCCGGCGGCCAGCTCCCCGACGCTGTGGCCGAGCAGCGCCACGGGCGCCACACCCCACGCGAGGACCGTCCGGGCCAGCGCGTGGTCCACCGCGAACAGCAGCGGCTGGGCCCGGGTCACATGGTCGAGGGGCACTCGAGGACACTCCGCGAGCCAGTCGTCCCGCAGCTGCGGGCCGACCGCGCCGAGCGCGTCGAAGACGGTGTCCATGGCCTCGGTGAACACCGGCTCCCAGCCGTACAGGCCGGTGGCCATGGCGTCGTGCTGCGCACCCTGCCCGGGCAGCAGCAGCGCGACGGGGCGGGGGCCCGCCGGGGCGGGCGGCCCGGGTACGGCTTCGGTCTCCGGCATGGGGGTTCCCTCCTCGTCGGCTGCCGGGGGTCCGGCCTCCGGGGGCGCCCCGCGGCGCCCGTCCGGCACTGTTCCAGCGGGACCTTGCAATCGGCTCGAGACGGCCTCGCGGGCGGCCGGACGGCGCCCCGGGACGGCCCTTCGAGGCGGGGTCGACCCCGTGTTGATCGGGTGTCGACCCGGCGTCGACCGGGTCTCGAGCCGCACTGGGGAGATTGGCCGGGATCCCCCATCGGCCGGCCGGCCGCCGGGCCCGAGCACGTGCGGAGGACCACATGGACAGTCACCAGACCGGCGCCCCCCTCTATGTCGCGGGGTGCGCCTCGTGGCTGCCGCCCGCCGTCACCGCCGAGCAGGCGGTGGCCGCGGGAGAGGTCGGCGCGCGGGACGCCGCCCGCACCGGAGTGACCTCGGTGACCGTCTCCACCGGCCACAGTGCACCGGAGATGGCCGCGCTGGCGGCCCGCGTCGCGCTGCGCAGGGCGGACTGCCCGCCGCAGGACGTCGGGCTGGTGCTGCACGCGAGCCTCTACGACCAGGGGCACGACCTGTGGGCCCCGGCCTCGTACGTGCAGCGCCGGGCGCTCGGCGAACTGCCGGAGCACGCACCGGCGATGGAGGTGAAGCAGGTCTCCAACGGCGGCATGGCCTCGCTCGAACTGGCCGCGGCCTACCTGCGGGCCGGCACCGACCGGCCCGCAGCCCTGCTCACCAGCGGCGACGTCTTCTGCCCGCCCGGCTTCCACCGCTGGACCAGCGATCCGGGCACCGTCTACGCAGACGGCGGCGCGGCCCTGGTGCTCTCCCGGGACGGCGGATTCGCGCGCCTGCTCGGCCGGTTCAACGTCTCGGAGCCGCGCCTCGAAGGCATGCACCGCGGCGCCGCACCGTTCGCCCCGGCGGAGTCGGGCCTGCGCCGGGTCGTCGATCTCGACACCTGCAAGCGGGAGTTCCTCGCCGGGACGGGCCGGGCGGCAGCCGTCGCCTGGGTCGGCGGCGGGCAGCGCCGCGCCCTGGCGGGCAGTCTGGCGTCGCTCGGCCTGGAGGTCGGCGACATCGCCCGCTTCGTCCTCCCGCACCTCGGCGGACGCCGGCTGGCGGCCACCTACTTCCAGCCCTTCGGCATCGACCCGGAGCGGTCGACCTGGCCGTGGAGCCGGTCGATCGGCCACCTCGGCGGAGGCGACCAGTTCGCCGGTTTGGCGCACCTGGTGGAGACCAAGCAGGTCGGCGCGGGCGACCGGGTGGTGCTGGTCGGCGTGGGCGCGGGCTTCTCCTGGTCCTGCGCCGTCCTCGAACTGCTGGCGTGCCCCGACTGGGCCGCCTCCGACACCTGGCCGGACGAGGCGGAGGACGCCCCCGGGGACGGGGCCGGCACGGGCGGCTGAGCACCCGCCGTGGGGCGGTGCCGGCCCGTCCGGCACCGCGGGCACGCCGACGTGCCGGACCGCCCCTGTCCCGGGCTGGTCCGGCCGCTGCTGCCCGCCGGCGTCCGCACCGCCGGTGTCACGGCGGTGGGCGCCGCCTCCCGGCGGGCATGCGGAACGGGACCGCGCCGTGCTTCCGGCGCGGTCGCGGCATCGGTCAGGAAGCGACCGCGTGCCCGGCGAAGCGGTCCAACAGCAGGGTGCGGCTGCGCCGTTCGGCGTCCAGGGCGGGGTCCGAGACGATGATCGCCTGGTGGAGCCGGTACATCCTGGGCGAGGGCTCCAGGCCGAGCTCGTCGATGAAACGGCTCCGCAGCCGCTGGTACACGTCCAGGGCGTGCGGTTTGCGGCCGGAGCGGTAGAGCGCCAGCATCAGCTGGGCGTGCAGGTTCTCGTGCAGCGGGAACTCGCCCACGAGAGATGTGAGTTCGCTGATCAGCTCGTGGTGGCGGCCGAGTCTGAGGTCCGCCTCGATCCGCTGCTCGAGCGCGACGATACGGCCCTCCTGCAGGCGTAACGCCTCGACTTCGAGGAGCGGGCCCAACTGGACGTCGCAGAGCGCCGGCCCGCGCCACAGGGCGAGGGCGGCCCGCAGGGTCGACGAGGCCTGCTCGTCCTCCCCGCGGGAGAGCGCCTGCCGGCCCTCCGTGCAGAGCCGGTCGAAGGTGTGCAGGTCGAGCCCGCCGTTGCTGCGCAGCTGGTAGCCGCCCGGGCAGGTGACGAGCTGGGACTTCGCGGCGGCCATCGAGCCGCCGGCGGCCTGCATCAGCTGCTTGCGCAGCAGCAGGATGTAGGTCTGGATCGTGGTGGACGCGCTGGTCGGCGCGTCCTCTCCCCACAACTCCCGCTTGAGCGCGGAGGACGGGACGATCCGGTTGGTGTGCAGTACGAGCAGTGTCAGGACCTTGCGCGGCTTGGGAGCGGTCGGTGCGACGGGTATTCCGTTGAGCTCCACCTCAAGCGGTCCAAGGACGCGAGCAATCACAGGACATCCTTTGCTAGGAATTCACCGCTGAACAACGCTCGCACGTGGGATCTGAAATCACCGGCGTGGGCGGTGACCGTGCAGATAAACATACCCAGGCGAACCAATTTTCCCCCTTGGCTCTCCAACATCGACGACTTCGCCATCAATCGCGGAAAGTCGCTGCCGACCGCCTCATTGCGGCAGCAATTTGACTCGCAGTCAGGACGCTATAGCACGACCGCGCGGACTGTCCAGAGTAACAATCGTGCAGCCCTGCGGGCGGCCGGGTAAAAGACTTGGTAAAAAGGCCTGCTCGTGGCCGTTTCATTTGCTAAGCAATCCATCCCCATCACCGCGGGTGACCGCGTCGCATCGCAGCGTGCAAGTTCGCACGTGCGGGACCTCTAGGCGGCTTCAAGGGTTCCTGTAGCACCGGCCGAGATTCTCGACCTGTACAGGCAGGGGGAGCTCCGGACGACTCGCGCTCCACAGACCCGCGTTCCGCCGAGGAGTGGCCAATGAATCGAAGAGTAGTCGTGACCGGAATAGGTGTAATGGCGCCCGGGGGTTCGGGGACGGCGGCATTCTGGGACCTGATCTCGTCCGGCCGCACCGCCACCCGGCCAATAACCGCGTTCGACGCCACGGGGTACCGCTCCAGGATCGCCGCCGAATGCGACTTCGATCCCGCTGTGCACGGGCTCACGCCGCGCGAGGTTCGGCGGATGGACCGTGCGGCGCAGTTGGCGACGGTCGCCGCACGTGAGGCGCTGCAGGACAGTGGAATTTCGGCCGCCGGCGTCCAGCCGCACCGGATCGGAGTCTCGCTCGGCAGCGCGGTCGGCTGCAGTGTGAGCCTCGAGGAGGAGTACGCAATTGTGAGCGATTCCGGCCGAAAATGGCTGGTCGACCACGCGTATACCTCACCCCATCTTTTCGGCCATTTCGTCCCCGGTTCGCTGGCCGCCGAGGTGGCCTGGGCGAGCGGGGCCGAGGGGCCGGCCGCCGTCATCAGCGACGGCTGCACCTCGGGGCTGGACGCCCTGGGCCACGCCGCGGACCTCGTCCGGGAGGGCACCGTCGACGTGGTGCTGGCCGGCGGGACGGACGCCCCGATCAGCCCGATCACGGTCGCCTGCTTCGACGCGATCAAGGCGACGACACCGCGCAACGACGACCCCGAGCACGCCTCCCGGCCCTTCGACAGGACCAGGAACGGCTTCGTGCTCGCCGAGGGCTCCGCGGTCATGGTGCTGGAGGAGTACGAGCACGCCCGACGCCGCGGTGCACGGATCTACGCCGAGTTCGCCGGTTTCGGGACACGCAGCAACGCGTACCACATGACCGGTCTGCGCGCCGACGGGCGGGAGATGGCCGAGGCGATCCGCATCGCGCTGAACGAGGGCCGGGTGGCTCCCGAGGACATCGGCTACGTGAACGCGCACGGCTCCGGCACCAAGCAGAACGACCGCCACGAGACCGCAGCGGTCAAGCTCTCGCTCGGCGAGCACGCCCGGCGGACCCCGATGAGCTCCATCAAGTCGATGGTCGGGCACTCGCTCGGCGCCATCGGCGCCATCGAGGTCGCGGCCTGCGTCCTGGCCATGCAGCACGACCTGCTGCCCCCGACGGCCAACCTGCACGAGCCGGACCCGGAGTGCGACCTCGACTACATCCCGCTGAAGGCCCGGGAGAAGCGGGTCGACGCCGTGCTGAGCATCGGCAGCGGCTTCGGCGGCTTCCAGAGCGCCGTCGTGCTCACCCGACCGGAGAGGACCGCGGCATGACCGGGACGACCGTGGTGACCGGCCTGGGCGTGATCGCCCCCAACGGCGTCGGCACCGAGGCATACTGGGCCGCGCTGCTGCGCGGCGAGAGCGGGATCCGGCCGGTCGAGCGCTTCGACGCCTCCGGCTACCCCACCCGGCTGGCCGGCGAGATCCCGGAGAAGGCCTTCTCGGCCGGCGACCACCTGCCCAAGCGGCTGCTCCCACAGACCGACCGGGTGACCCGGATGGCCCTGGCCGCCGCGGACTGGGCGCTGGCGGACGCCGCCGTGGACCCGGCCGAACTGCCGGACTTCGCGATGGGCGTGGCGACCGCCAACTCGGCCGGCGGGTACGAATTCGGCCAGCGCGAGCTGCAGAACCTGTGGGGGTCCGGCCCGGAGTTCGTCAGCGCCTACCAGTCCTTCGCCTGGTTCTACGCGGTGAACACCGGTCAGATCTCCATCCGCAACGGCCTGCGCGGCCCGAGCGCCGCCGTGGTCGCCGAACAGGCCGGCGGCCTCGACGCCCTCGGCCACGCCCGACGCTCGATCCGCAAGGGCACCGCGCTCATGGTCAGCGGCGCGATGGACAGCTCGCTCTGCCCGTGGGGCTGGATCGCCCACCAGTCCACCGGACTGCTCAGCACCCGCAACGACCCCGACCTGGCCTACCTGCCCTTCTCCGAGCTGGCCTGCGGCCACCTGCCCGGCGAGGGCGGCGCCATCCTCGTCCTGGAGGACGCCGGGCAGGCCCGTGAGCGGATCGCCCGGGGCGCCGCCGCGCGGGTCTACGGCGAGATCGCCGGCTACGCCGCGACCTTCGACCCGCCGCCGGACTCCGGCCGCCCGGACACCCTCCGGCGCGCCGCCGAACTCGCCCTGGCGGACGCGGGCGTGGAGCCCGCGGAGGTCGACGTGGTCTTCGCCGACGCCGCCGGAAGCCCGGACGCGGACGGGGCCGAGGCGCGGACCCTGCGCGAGCTCTTCGGCGAGCACGCCGTCCCGGTCGCCGCGCCGAAGGCCGCCACCGGCCGGCTCGGCTCCGGCGGCGCCGCGCTCGACGTCGCCACCGCCCTGCTGAGCCTGCGCGACCAGGTCGTCCCCCGGCCGGGCCGGTGACCGCAGCCGCCGACCGGCACGGCATCGACCTGGTGGTCGGCGCGCCCCGCCCCGCACGGCTGCGCACCGCGCTGGTGCTGGCGCGCGGCCACGGCGGCTTCAACAGCGCCCTCGTACTCCGGACGCCCGCGTGACGCGGCCGTCCGGCACCGCCGGCGCCTGCCGCCCGGCACCACCGACGAACGGAGTGAAGCCATGAGTGAGGCCGTGAAGGAACCGCTGACCCTGGAGGACCTCGTCGCGATCCTGCGCCAGAGCGCGGGCGAGGACGAGGAGGTCGACCTGGGCGGCGACATCGCCGACGTCCCGTTCACCGACCTCGGCTACGACTCGCTGGCCCTGCTGGAGACGGCCGGCCGGGTCCAGCGGGAGCACGGGATCGTCCTGGACGACGAGGCCATGGCCGCGGCCGAGACCCCGCGGCTCTTCCTGGCCGCCGTCAACGAGGTGCTGTGCGGCACCGCGACGAACGCCGGCTGACCGCGTCCGGGGACGGGCCCTCGACGTCGAGCGAGCTGCGGTGGTGCCGCCCGGAGCGGCACCACCGCACCCCGCGCGACCATGACATGTTCCGGCTGGAATAATTGACGGCGCCTCAACTCCTGTACGAACCACGACACTGAAGGCCTGATGTCCTACCTTCTCCACATCGACTCCTCGGCCATGAACACCGGCTCCGTCTCCCGCGAGGTGGCCGAGACCTTCCTCGCCACCTGGCAGAAGGAGCACCCCGAGGGCCGCGTGGTCCACCGCGACCTCGGGGCCGCGCCGGTGCCGCACCTGACCGCCGACGGGATCGCCGCCCGCTTCGCCGACCCGGCCGCCCGCACCCCCGCCCAGGCCGAGGCCATGGAGCTGCAGGAGGAGCTGCTCGAGGAACTCCTCGGTGCCGGCGCCTACCTGTTCACCGTCCCGATGTACAACATGTCGGTCCCCTCGACCTTCAAAGCGTGGCTCGACCAGATCATGATCCCGGGCCGCACCCTCGGGGACCCGAAGACCGTGCCGACCGCCGGCCGCCCCGCGGTCGTCGTCGCCAGCCGCGGCGGCGCCTACGGCGAGGGCACCCCGCGCGCGGGCTGGGACCACGTGGTGCCCTTCCTGACCACCGCGCTCGCCGACGCGCTCGGCATGGACGTCGAGTTCGTCGTCCCCGAGCTGACCATGGCCCACCGCAACCCGGCGATGGCCGAGCTGCGCCCGGCGGCGGAGGCCTCGCGCACCCGCGCGCACCAGGAGGCCGACCTGCACGCGCAGAGGATCGCGGCACGCCTGCTCGTCTGACCGGCGACCGGCGTCCCGGGCGGTGCCGCCCGGGACGCCGGTCGGGCGGAGGCCGTGCCTCAGGCCGTGCGGCGGCGCCGGTGGACGGCCAGCGCGGCGGCGGTGGCGCCCGCCGCGACCCCGAGCCCGGCGGCCGCCGGCAGACCGACCTTGGCCGCCTTGCGGCCGGTGCGGAAGTCGCGGACCCGCCAGCCGTGCGTCCGGGCGTGCCGGCGCAGCGAGGTGTCCGGGTTCACCACGTACGGGTGGCCGACCAGGCTCAGCATCGGGATGTCGTTGGCGGAGTCGCTGAACGCCGCGCAGCGGGAGAGGTCCAGCTGCTCGCGCCGGGCCAGCGCCTGCACCGCCGCCGCCTTGGCCGGGCCGTGCAGCAGACCGCCGACCAGCCGGCCGGTGTACTCGCCGTCCGAGGTCTCCGCGACGGTGGCCAGGGCGCCCGTCATGCCCAGCCGGCGTGCGATGATCCGGGCGATCTCCTGCGGCGCCGCGGTGACCAGCCAGACCCGCTGCCCGGCGTCCAGGTGCATCTGCACCAGCGCCCTGGTGCCCGGCCAGACCTTGTCCGCGATGACCTCTTCGAAGATCTCCTCGCAGATCTGCTCCAGTTCGGCCGTCCGCTTGCCGGCCACCAGGCCGAGCGCGGTGTCCTGGGCGTCCGCGATGTGCGCCGGGTCCTCCGAGCCGTGCAGCCGGAACCAGGCCTGCTGCCAGACGAAGCGGGCGACGTCGCGGCGGGTGAAGAAGCGCCGCCGGTACAGGCCGACGCCGAGGTAGAACATCGCGGCGCCGCGCAGGATCGTGTTGTCGCAGTCGAAGAACGCGGCCGCCCGCGCGTCACCGGGCGTCGGGGTGTGGTCCTCGGACGGCGCCTTCCTGGCCCGCGCGGCCTTCTCCGCCTTCTCCGTCGTCACGGCCGGCCCGGTGCCCGTTGCGCTCCCCGCCGCGCCGTTGCGCTCCGCGGCGACGGCGAGCAGGTCGGCCTCGGCCGCGTCGGCGGCGGCCTCGCCCGCCAGCGCGGTCCGCTCGTCGGGGGAACGCCTTGCGAGGTGGAGCCTTCGTAGCGCGGCCATGGACCGAGCATAGCCAGGGCGGGGCGGTGTTCCCGTGACGCCCGCGTGCAGGAGCCGTTAACGGTGTGCATCGGCGCCGTGACCCGCGCCGGGGGGCGCACAATGGCCGGGTGAGCCTGCTGCGACGCGACAAGAACAAGAAGCCCGCCGACCGGGTCGTCACCCTGATCGGCAAGCCCGGCTGCCATCTCTGCGACGACGCCCGCACCGTGCTCGTCCGGGTCACCGGCGAGCTCGGCGCCGCCTTCGAGGAGAAGGACATCACCCAGGACGAGGCGCTGTACCGCGAGTACGCCGAGCAGATCCCGGTCACCCTGATCGACGGCCGCCAGCACGACTTCTGGCGGGTCGACGAGCGCCGCCTGCGCGCCGCCCTCGGCGCCTGACCCGCCTGCCGCCGGCCGCCGCCGGACCCCGTCGACCGCCGCCATGCCCACCGCCACCCCCGCCGATCGGCGGGGGTGGCGGACCGAATCGTTGCCGACCCGATAGAGATCACCCGCCGAATCGGTGAATTCGTCGGCTTACGATCGAGCCTGTTTCGTGTCCGCCGGGGGCCGCAGGCGAAGGAGAGAGCGCGATGGGCGGCTATGCCGTCGTCGACGTCGAGGCCACCGGCCGCAGCCCCTGGCGGCACCGGGTCGTCGAGGTCGCGGTCGTCCTGCTGGACGACGGGCTCCGTATCGAGGAGACCTTCTCCACCCTCGTCGATCCCGGCGGGCCGGTCGGGCCCACCCATGTGCACCGGATCGCCCAGGACGACGTGGTCGGCGCCCCGCGCTTCCGCGAGGTCGCCCCGTACCTGCTCGACCTGCTCGCCGACCGGGTCATGGTCGGCCACCACGTCACCTGCGACCACGCCTTCCTGGAGCGCGAGTACGCCCGGATCGGGGTGCCGCTGCCGCCCGTCCCGCTGCTCTGCACCATGCGCCTGGCCCGTACCCTGCTGCCCGCCGCCACCGGTTGGGGCCTCACCGCCTGCATAGAGGCGGCAGGCCTCGGCTGGTACCCGGCGCACACCGCGATGGGCGACGCCCGGGCCGCCGCCGACCTGCTCCGCCACTACGCCCGCACCGGCGCGCTGCCGCCCGCCGACCACCGGGAGCCGCCGCAGGGCGCCGCCCCG
This genomic window from Streptomyces sp. TLI_235 contains:
- a CDS encoding glutaredoxin, with the protein product MHRRRDPRRGAHNGRVSLLRRDKNKKPADRVVTLIGKPGCHLCDDARTVLVRVTGELGAAFEEKDITQDEALYREYAEQIPVTLIDGRQHDFWRVDERRLRAALGA
- a CDS encoding DNA polymerase-3 subunit epsilon, which produces MGGYAVVDVEATGRSPWRHRVVEVAVVLLDDGLRIEETFSTLVDPGGPVGPTHVHRIAQDDVVGAPRFREVAPYLLDLLADRVMVGHHVTCDHAFLEREYARIGVPLPPVPLLCTMRLARTLLPAATGWGLTACIEAAGLGWYPAHTAMGDARAAADLLRHYARTGALPPADHREPPQGAAPVPWPRLGRARSLAGGAPVPLLRREAPLGPWPQGVTGFGAGAPVHPGTVPVTQGGE